Proteins from a genomic interval of Marmoricola sp. OAE513:
- a CDS encoding glutamate synthase subunit beta, producing the protein MADPKGFLNNGREVAERRPVEERVQDWNEVYPGGPGRALLPIIRTQASRCMDCGIPFCHQGCPLGNIIPEWNDLVYRDDWDAAIERLHATNNFPEFTGRLCPAPCETACVLGINQDPVTIKNVEVSIIERAFESHNVRPQPPEWLSGKTVAVIGSGPAGLAVAQQLTRAGHTVAVYERADKIGGLMRYGIPEFKMEKKVLDRRLEQMRREGTVFRAGVNVGEELTGDQLRDRYDAVVLAVGSTIARDLPVPGRELGGIHQAMEFLPQANRVAVGESVDGQIRADGKHVVIIGGGDTGADCLGTSIRQGAASITQLEIMPRPGEERPANQPWPTYPMTFKVSSAHEEGGDRVYAVSTQEFLGNDEGNVKALRLVEVDGSFQPIEGTEKEIPADLVLLAMGFVGPEKAGVVEQLGVELDERGNIVRDKDYASTTPGVFVAGDAGRGQSLIVWAIAEGRAAAAAVDKFLGGKPATTLPAPIPPTERPITA; encoded by the coding sequence ATGGCTGACCCGAAGGGCTTCCTCAACAACGGCCGCGAAGTGGCCGAGCGCCGTCCCGTCGAGGAGCGCGTCCAGGACTGGAACGAGGTCTACCCCGGTGGACCCGGTCGCGCGCTGCTGCCGATCATCCGCACCCAGGCCTCGCGCTGCATGGACTGCGGCATTCCGTTCTGCCACCAGGGCTGCCCGCTGGGCAACATCATCCCGGAGTGGAACGACCTGGTCTACCGGGACGACTGGGACGCCGCGATCGAGCGCCTGCACGCGACCAACAACTTCCCGGAGTTCACGGGTCGCCTCTGCCCGGCCCCCTGCGAGACCGCCTGCGTGCTCGGCATCAACCAGGACCCGGTGACGATCAAGAACGTCGAGGTCTCGATCATCGAGCGGGCCTTCGAGTCCCACAACGTGCGGCCGCAGCCGCCGGAGTGGCTCTCGGGCAAGACCGTGGCCGTCATCGGCTCCGGCCCGGCCGGTCTCGCCGTCGCGCAGCAGCTCACGCGTGCCGGTCACACGGTCGCGGTCTACGAGCGCGCCGACAAGATCGGTGGCCTGATGCGCTACGGCATCCCCGAGTTCAAGATGGAGAAGAAGGTCCTGGACCGACGCCTCGAGCAGATGCGTCGTGAGGGCACCGTCTTCCGCGCTGGCGTGAACGTCGGTGAGGAGCTCACCGGCGACCAGCTTCGCGACCGGTACGACGCCGTCGTGCTCGCGGTCGGCTCGACGATCGCCCGCGACCTGCCGGTCCCGGGCCGCGAGCTCGGTGGCATCCACCAGGCGATGGAGTTCCTGCCGCAGGCCAACCGCGTCGCCGTCGGGGAGTCGGTCGACGGGCAGATCCGCGCCGACGGCAAGCACGTCGTCATCATCGGTGGCGGTGACACCGGAGCCGACTGCCTCGGTACGTCGATCCGTCAGGGAGCTGCCTCGATCACCCAGCTCGAGATCATGCCGCGCCCGGGCGAGGAGCGTCCCGCCAACCAGCCGTGGCCGACGTACCCGATGACCTTCAAGGTCTCCTCCGCGCACGAGGAGGGCGGCGACCGGGTCTACGCGGTCTCCACCCAGGAGTTCCTGGGCAACGACGAGGGCAACGTCAAGGCGCTGCGCCTCGTCGAGGTCGACGGCTCGTTCCAGCCGATCGAGGGCACGGAGAAGGAGATCCCGGCGGACCTGGTCCTGCTGGCGATGGGCTTCGTCGGTCCCGAGAAGGCCGGCGTCGTGGAGCAGCTCGGTGTCGAGCTGGACGAGCGCGGCAACATCGTCCGGGACAAGGACTACGCCTCGACCACGCCCGGCGTGTTCGTGGCCGGTGACGCCGGTCGTGGTCAGTCGCTGATCGTGTGGGCGATCGCCGAGGGACGTGCCGCTGCTGCCGCGGTGGACAAGTTCCTGGGCGGCAAACCGGCCACGACGCTCCCCGCGCCGATCCCGCCGACCGAGCGCCCCATCACCGCCTGA